GAAGGCGTCCAGCCCGGGCAGGGCCCGCTGGATCCAGACTGCGGCCACCGTGTAGGCCAGCCACCACAGGAAGACGTGCATGGCCGCCCCCTACTGCGCCCCGGCGGCGGGGGGGGGCGTCGGGGCGGGCAGAGGCGCCGGAGCCGGCTGCTCCGCCGGGGCGGGCTGCGCGCCGGGCTGCTCCGGCTGGGCCTCGGGCAGCAGCAGCAGCACCTCCTCCAGGTCGCGCAGATCCACCAGCGGCTCGGCGAGTACGGTGAGAAAGAGCGAGATGTCCGACCGCTCCACGGCTACCACCCGGGCCGCAGGCAGGCCTTTGGGGTGGATCTGCGCCAGGCCGGAGGTGATGAGGATCTCGCCGACCTCCAGGGTGGCGTTGAGCGGCACGTAGCGGACCTCCAGGGGTCTGCCCGGGCCCTGGCCGGTGAGGATGCCCGCGGTGCGGTTGGTGCGCCCCAGCACGGGCACCTTGCTGTTGTGGTCGGTGATGAGCAGCACCGTGGAGACGCTGAGCCCGGCGCGCAGCACGCGCCCGACTAGCCCGTCGGGCGTGGCCACGGGCGTGTTCACGTCGATGCCGCCCAGGGTGCCCTTGTCGATGATGATGCTTTCGAGCACGGCGTTGGGGCCCATGCGGTGGGCCATGACCCGCGCCCCGATCCCGTCCCATTCCTCGGGGGGCGCGAACGACAAAAGCCGCCGCAGCCTGTGGACTTCGGCGGCCTGCTCGTGGACCTGGGCCAGCTCCAGGGTCATGCTGTCCAGGCGCGTGCGCAGGGCGTCGTTCTCCTGGCGCAGGTCCAGCAGGTAGAGGTAGCGTTTCCACAACGCCTGGGTCTGGTCCGCCACCCACTGGCCCGGCTTGATGACAAGCCCGACGAATTCCAGGCCCGAACGGCTGGCCACGTCGTCCAGAACGCCGGTGCGGGCGTTCCACGCATACAGGCTGAGATAGAGGAACAGCGCGAGGAGGAGGATGGCGACGACGCCCTTCTTGGAGCGCATCCTAGTCTATCGTGACCTCCTTGAGCACATCCAGGTTGTCCAGGGCCTTGCCGGACCCCAGGACCACCGTGGACAGGGGGTCGTCAACGACGGTGATCGGCAGGCCGGTTTCCTCGCGCAGCAGCTGGTCCAGCCCCTTGAGCAGGGCGCCGCCGCCGGTGAGCACGATGCCGCGGTCCACGATGTCGGCGGCCAGCTCGGGCGGGGTCTGCTCCAGGGCGATGCGGCAGGCCTGGACGATGGCGTCCACCTGCTCGGAAATGGCCTTGCGCACCTCCTCGGAGGTGATGGTGATGTTCTGCGGGATGCCCGAAACCAGGTCGCGGCCCTTGACGGACATCTCGGTCTCGTTGTCCGAGGGGTAGGCGCTGCCGGCCTGGATCTTGATGGACTCCGCCGTGGATTCACCGATGAGCATGTTGTACTTGCGCTTGACGTGCTGCATGATGGCTTCGTCCATCTTGTCGCC
This portion of the Desulfocurvus vexinensis DSM 17965 genome encodes:
- the mreC gene encoding rod shape-determining protein MreC, with protein sequence MRSKKGVVAILLLALFLYLSLYAWNARTGVLDDVASRSGLEFVGLVIKPGQWVADQTQALWKRYLYLLDLRQENDALRTRLDSMTLELAQVHEQAAEVHRLRRLLSFAPPEEWDGIGARVMAHRMGPNAVLESIIIDKGTLGGIDVNTPVATPDGLVGRVLRAGLSVSTVLLITDHNSKVPVLGRTNRTAGILTGQGPGRPLEVRYVPLNATLEVGEILITSGLAQIHPKGLPAARVVAVERSDISLFLTVLAEPLVDLRDLEEVLLLLPEAQPEQPGAQPAPAEQPAPAPLPAPTPPPAAGAQ